From the genome of Phalacrocorax carbo chromosome 5, bPhaCar2.1, whole genome shotgun sequence:
GTAAATGTGTGCCCTCAGTGGCTTTTTTCCCGATGCAGCTATAATCACCATCACGTCTCGGAAGAGGTGAATGGAAAGCAGTTGCACATAGCTGGCGTCCTGGTGgaaaggaagagggcaagaccTCATCGCCAGCCGCTCCAGGCTCACCTGGGTACAGGCCTGAAAATCCACAGGGCACAAAGTTTCccggcagcacccagcacccgcGGTAGGGGGTACAAAGCCTTACGCTGTCAAAGAGTGGCAGGAGCCTCtcagccagctgcagagcaaTGGGGCTGGCAAGGGGGAGGTCTCTGGCCTGGAGCACCTTCCTGAGCACACAGAGGGTCTTCCCGACCACCTCCCCATCTGCATCCCGCAGTAACTCTATGAGACGTGGCAGCAGGAAGGTCATTCTTTTGGCCTGCGTGGAACACAATGCTGTGTTGTGAAGCCATAAAAAGCTGCAGTGCCAAAACTGCTCTGGCAGTTCAAGCCCACACTGCTGCCTCAGGGCTCAGAAGCCAGAGGCTTGCCCCGAAGGACTCGAGCAGGTGAACCCCCggggaggcaggagagctgggagcagctgccACCGCTCCCAGAGCCCAGCCAAGGCCAAGCAACTGTGCTGCCCAGCACCCCTTACCCAGCCCCATACTGCCAGCATGGCTTTGGCTGGCTGCCCCCTTCTCACCATTAAGGGTCTATCGATGAGCAGGATGAAGCATCTGAGCACCAGGCGATGCATCTCTCTGCACTCACTCCGCAGGTACCTTGGGCTGAACTGCAGGACGTGGACACCCCATCCCCTTATGTCAGGGCAAGCGGTCAAGAGCTGAAAGACACAGAGCAGTGACAGGGGTACCTGTCCGGCAGGACCCCAGCACCGTGTAGGGCTGGGTCCAGCCAGTGGCGCAGGGCGTGGgcacctccccaggcagccaagcCAGAAGGCGGCAACCGCCGCAGAGAGCCCCTGggctccctgccctgtgccGCGGGGCACACGGTGCAGGTCGCTCGCCCGCTCTGCTGTGCCCCCCAGGCCTCGACAGCCTCTGATTCCTCGTCCTTCAAGGAGCCGTGATGGACGAAGGGTGAGAGCTGGCACAAGGGGGACACGAATTGCAGGGGTGGACAAGTGtcaccccagcagcagggctaaAGGCACGCAGTGGAGCCGaccctctgccccagctccaCCGACAGGGCTCCCCTTGCAGCTGTGGCTACAGGAGGGCAGCGTGGTGGGAGGAAGGTCAGCGAGGCAGCACTCGCCATCACGCTCACCTCGAGAAAGAGCGCCATGGCAGGGACCTCCCAGCGTGGCTTCTTCCTGTTGAGCTGCTCGACCAGGTATCGTGCAATGGAGTAACGCAAGCGCCTCGAGATACCACGCATTTCTCtggcagggagaagaaagcacCGTTGACCCTGAGCAGGGTGGCAACCTCACTTGAGACTGACTCACACAGGCCTGCTCTTTCCCCACCACTCCTCACCAAGGGAAAGGTAGTGGCCAACACCAGCAGGCTCCTTTTACGGAGGAGACTGGAAAAATACCCTTCCTGCCCTGAAGCCTTTCCTTCTGAGGAGACCCCTTTCCTGCCTGGGGGAAACTCATGTCCCCCAGGCTCTGTCGCTGGCCTTCAGTgcttcctgccctgccccggtgggctgccctggctggggctgcctgcagacAGACCCCCCGCTCTGTGCCCTCAGCCCCTCAGGCCCCATGGGAGGGGATGCTGGCGCTTTGGGGACATGGCTGCTCCTGTGCACCCCTCTCACAGGCTTTTTCCGGTCTGCTGGGCCATCCCTTGGTGGACAAGGCCCTCTCAGCCACGACCAAGGGGACTGTGTggagggccctgcctgcaggggAGAAATGGCAGGGGGAGTGGGAAGAAGGGGGATCTCACCTGGCCAGCAGGCCCATggctgtagctgtacgcttctacgggagaacttatcttgggccgcatacctccgggacacagggctctacccaccctggggacagtgatgcacagacaccaatatgatggatacaaaatgtccgtctatttggctgcgtcacacgcttatatagctcttgcggttcctgttcctgccactcctatggggaggagtctatctttccgtcacatcccgtaatcttccggtcgccgatccctgtctattcccctacatctcccccgccccatgctactaaaattctacaaagctacttgcataagcggatacatattgcggtcaggtctatattcatgtaacgctcgcaggcgctctttgatttgtcttataacacagcataacaatggtagcccacaagtaaccatgattcctacacacaacaagatccccccaattattactatccagttccagtttatatctctcttttgccgccctttcccagtgtcgctctcgttgcaatattgcttgcgatcttgtcaaggagctcatttcttttcccaatggtacggctagcatgaggatccatgtcagcagaccctgcaagagacaactcagaaagggattattcattgtacatccttgcacagttctgctttcacacactttgcaggcacccattctatgcgcccttcattctcaaccgcggcgtagcccctccccaggcatctcagtttccatcctctctcccattgctcactgcctgggaaccttactcgtacctgcggatagcgctcgcctgcttgagccttgccaaagtgcttctccactgctgtaacttgctcctgcccgtgtataaaatgattaagcgaatataatgcacgcattaaaatagtttgctgagctgctacgggtatagttcccttatacccgtccccctccccaagctgtattatttttgctttcaaggtgcgatgagcgcgttcgactatagcctgccctgtgctattgtaagcaatgccatgttttaatacaatattccaagctttacaccattcttcggtacttcgagcccgaaagcatggtccattgtctgtttttatctcggtaggctttccaagccacaccatcaccgtggtccaatgcgtagtcaagtgcgttgcggtctgcttccaatgttgagtagccatgatgactccactatatgtatcaactgtaattgccaggtgccttccgggggccaactgtgggcattcagtaaagtcagtctgccagatagaatttgcttccagtcctcgagggttgactcctgcctcccacaatggcgagtgctgacagtaaggacaggtggctactacttctcttgctgatatcctcttcactctctaccacct
Proteins encoded in this window:
- the LOC135313631 gene encoding uncharacterized protein LOC135313631, which translates into the protein MGLLAREMRGISRRLRYSIARYLVEQLNRKKPRWEVPAMALFLELLTACPDIRGWGVHVLQFSPRYLRSECREMHRLVLRCFILLIDRPLMAKRMTFLLPRLIELLRDADGEVVGKTLCVLRKVLQARDLPLASPIALQLAERLLPLFDSDASYVQLLSIHLFRDVMVIIAASGKKPLRAHIYQSLIPLLCCLHDENERVAEASRETLLQATEFLNKGKLRQLLEMEQTWAVAECLLAEHSSRADEYLRQSLLYLQSPQESVREAAVRFIALQGMTNDVSISVSNLAAQTLFLLRGTERNSSTSSRLLGMYDHLRSAWRRRPSLRGSGWLCCWSSAQS